The genomic region CAGATCTACTTCCAGGCCACGCTGACCAAGATGTGCCTGCGGTACTACCAGGGTGAAAGCATGGAAAAGACGCTCGCCTGGGCCGAGGGCGAGTGCGAAGGCTTCATGCGAAGCTGACGACAAGCGAGGTCTCGCGCGACCGCCCGTAATGTTGGCCGCGCGAGGTCCCGTCTTCACATCCCAGCCGCCGGACCGGCGAGCTGTGCAACCAACCCGCGCGAGGGACCTGCGTTATGGTTGATGTCGCATTCCAATCCAACCGCGCAGCCGCTGCCCAGACGGGACGAAGGCGCGCCGGCCTGCGCAACGCGCTGCGGCGCAAGTCGATGGCCGCGTTCCTGATGACCTTGCCGCTGATCCTCCTGATCGCGATCCTGGTCCTCTACCCGGCCCTCTACTCCTTGCACCTCGCGACGCTGAACAAGGCGATGACGAAGTTCGTCGGGTTCGGCAATTTCGAGTTCCTGTTCAAGCGCGACACCTTCTGGCTGGTGGTCAAGCAATCCTGCATTTTCGCGATCTCGGCGGTGATCTTCAAAGCCCTGATCGGCTTCATCGTCGCGCATTTCGTGCACAACGTCCCCGCCAACAAGCAGCGCAAGTGGCGCGGCATGCTGCTGGTGCCGTGGGTGATCCCGCCGGCGATGAGCACGCTGGCATGGCTCTGGCTGTTCGACCCCTCCTACAGCGCCTTCAACTACACGCTTTCCTTCTTCGGCATCGGGCCGATCCCGTGGACCGGCGATGCGATGTGGGCGCGCTTCTCGGTGATCCTGGTCAACGTCTGGTATGGCGCGCCATTCTTCATGATCATGTATCTGGCGGCGTTGAAATCGGTACCCGACCAGCTTTATGAGGCGGCCGCGATCGACGGCGCCAATTGGTGGCAGCGGATCTGGTACGTGACCCTGCCGATGATGCGCAACATCATCGCGATCACGACGCTGTTCTCGCTGATCGTGACCTTCGCCAATTTCGACATCGTGCGCATCCTGACCGCGGGCGGGCCGCTCGACCACACCCATATCTTCGCCACCTGGGCGTTCCGCGTCGGCATCGAGGGCAGCGATGTGCCGCTCGGCGCCAGCGTTTCGCTGTTCATGGTGCCGATCCTCGCGGTCGCGGCGATCTTCATCCTGCGCGACATCACCAAACGCGGGAACGAAGCCTGATGAGCTCGCTGACGATCGACAAGTCCGGACCGAACCGCAAGGTCAAGTACGGCAGCATGAGCCGCGACCGCGCCTGGGCGCTACGCTGGTCCTATTTCTTCCTGGTGCTGTTCGCGATCTTCTCGCTGACGCCGCCGATCTACATGCTGATCACCTCGCTGAAGAGCAGCGCCGAGATCTCGGCCGCGACCAATCCGTGGTGGGTCTATCACCCGACACTCAGCAACTACATCGAGCTCCTGACCTCGAACCAGTTCCTGCGCTTCTTCTGGAACTCGGCCTGGGTCTCGATCATCGTGGTCACCATCACGATGCTGATCAGCGTGCCGGCGGCCTTTGCGCTGGCTCGGATGAAATTCTGGGGCTCGGCGACGCTCGCGACCGGCGTGTTCCTCACCTATCTCATTCCGGACAGCCTGCTGTTCATTCCGCTGTTCAAGATGTTCGCCGTGTTCGGCGACTGGACTGGCATCCAGCTCGTCAATCGCTGGTACGTGCTGCTGTTCATCTACCCGACGCTGACGGTGCCGTTCTGCACCTGGATCATGATCGGCTATTTCGCCTCGATCCCGAAGGAGCTCGACGAGGCCGCGATCATCGACGGCGCGAGCTGGTTCCAGACGCTGACCCGGATCTTCATCCCGGTCGCCCTGCCCGGCCTGATCGCGGCCACGATCTTTGCCTTCACCGTCTCCTGGGCCCAGTTCCTCTATCCGCTGGTGTTCACGACATCGACCGATCAGCTGGTGCTGCCGGTCGGCATCATCACGACCCTGATCAAGGGTGACGTCTTCAACTGGGGACAGATCATGACCGGCGCCCTGCTCGGCGCCGCGCCGCCGCTGATCATCTACGCCTTCCTGATGGACTACTACATTGCCGGCCTGACCGCCGGTGCGACAAAGGGTTGAACTTATGGCTGATGTCAGTTTGCGGAAGGTTGTGAAGCGCTACGATGAGGTCGAGGCGGTGCGCGGCATCGACCTTGATATCGCCGACCATGAGTTCGTGGTGCTGGTCGGGCCGAGCGGCTGCGGCAAGTCGACGACGCTGCGGATGATCGCCGGCCTCGAGGACATTTCCGACGGCGACATCATGATCGGCGGCGACGTCGTCAACGACGTGCCGCCGAAGGACCGCGACATCGCGATGGTGTTCCAGAACTATGCGCTCTATCCGCATATGACCGTTGCCGAGAACATGTCGTTCGGTCTGCGGCTGAAGCACTATCCCAAGGCGGAGATCAAGAGCCGGGTCACCGAGGCCGCCCGCATGCTCGACATCACCGATCTGATCGACCGCAAGCCGAAGCAGCTCTCCGGCGGCCAGCGCCAGCGTGTCGCGATGGGACGGGCGATCGTGCGCAATCCGAAGGTGTTCCTGTTCGACGAACCGCTGTCCAACCTCGACGCCAAGCTGCGCGTGCAGATGCGGATCGAGATCAAGAAGGTGCATCAGAAGGTCCGCACCACGACCGTCTACGTCACCCACGACCAGGTCGAGGCGATGACGCTCGCCGACCGCGTGGTGGTGATGAACCACGGCAGGATCGAGCAGATCGGCACGCCCAACGAACTCTACCACAAGCCGGCGACCCGGTTCGTCGCAAGCTTCATCGGCTCGCCCGCGATGAACTTCGTGCCCTGTCGGCTCGAGGACACCGGCGGCAAGCTCAATGTGCGGCTGACCGATCGCCTCGCTTTCGCGCTGCCGCCGGCACGCGCCGCCCGCTACCAGGCTCTCTCCCGCACCGACAAGCTGTTGCTGGGCATCCGGCCCGAGCACGTCATGGAGGCGCGGCCGCATGCCGAGCCGGGCGTCGAGCCGTTCGACGCGACGCTCGACGTCACCGAGCCGATGGGAATGGAGACCCTGGTCTATTTCACGCTCGAGGGCACCCAGGTCTGCGGCCGGGTTAATCCCAATGCCGGAGCGCAGGATGGCAGCCCGCTCCGATTGGCTGTGGACCTCAACAATATGCATTTGCTAAACGAGGTGACCGGCGCCGTCCTTTGACGGCGCACAAGAAACCTCAAGGGCAGGAAATGGCCACCAACAAGAAGAAGATCTTTATTACCCAGACTCTGTCACCGGGGGCACGGGTGCTCCTCAACGAGCGGGACGACGTAGAACTCATCGAATTTCCCAACCTGATCTCCGCCAAGGACTTTCAGACCATGCTCGAGCAGCATGCGCCGGTCCATGGCGTGGCGCTCGGCGCAACCCGCTTCGGCGAGGCGGAGCTGGAGGCGTCCAAGGGCATGATGGTGGTGACCCGGATCGGTGTCGGCTATGACGCCGTCGATGTTCCGGCGCTGTCCCGCCGCAAGGTGCCGCTGATGGTCGCAGGCACCGCGAACTCGCCGTCGGTCGCCGAACAAGCCTTGTTCATGATGCTGACGCTGGCCAAGCGCGCGCAGGAAATGCACACGATGGTCAAGGACGGCACCTGGGCGAGCCGGCTCGGGGTGCTGCCGTTCGATCTCTACGGCAAGACGGTGCTGATCGTGGGCTTCGGCCGCATCGGCACCCGCACCGCCAAGCGCTGCCTCGCCATGGAAATGAACGTGCTGGTCTACGACCCCTACAAGCCCGCCGGCGAGATCACCGCGGCCGGCTGCGAGGCGGTGCCGAGCCTCGAAGCGGCGCTGCCGCGGGCGGATTTCGTCACGATCCATTGCCCGAAGAATCCCGAAACGGTCGGGCTGTTCAACGCCGCGCGGATCAGGCTGATGAAGCCGACCGCCTATCTCATCAACACTGCCCGCGGCGGCATCGTCGACGAAAAGGCGCTGCACGACGCGCTGGTGTCAGGCAAGCTCGCCGGCGCCGGCCTCGACGTGTTCGAGGTCGAGCCGCCGCCGGTCGGCCAGCCCCTGCACGCTTTGCCCAACGTGATCATGGCGCCGCACGTCGCCGGCGTCACGGTCGAGGCCGTCGATCGCATGAGCGAGCAGACCGCACGCAATATCCTGAGCGTGCTGGATGGCAGTCCGCTGCGCCAGAATGTGATCAACCAGGACGTCCTCGGCTGAGCTTTCAGCCTTCCTCGTTTGCGCCGCGGCCGATCCGAAAGGATCGGCCCGGCGATGCGGAGTACCCACATGGCTTTCAAGGAATTCGGCAACTACGATGCGGTCGGTCTCGCCGAGCTCGTCCGCAACAAGGACGTGACGGCGAAGGAGCTGCTCGACGAGGCGATCGCGCGCACCGCCGCCGTCGATCCCAAGATCAACGCGGTCGTCGTCAAGCATTACGACTACGCCGAGCGCCAGATCGCCAAGGGGTTGCCTGACGGTCCCTTCACCGGCGTGCCGTTCCTGCTGAAGGACCTCGATCTGCTCGAGGGCACACGCACCACGTCGGGTGCCAGCCTGCTGAAGGACTTCGTCGCTGATCACAACGGCACGCTGGCCCAGCGCTTTCTCGATGCCGGGCTTGCAATCTTCGGCAAGAGCTCGAGCCCGGAATTCGGGCTGATGCCGACGACGGAATCCCGCCTGTTCGGCCCCACCCGCAATCCCTGGAATCTCGACCATTCCTCCGGCGGCTCGTCCGGCGGCGCTGGGGCTGCGGTCGCGGCCCGCATCCTGCCCGTCGCGCATGCCAGCGACGGCGGCGGGTCGATCCGGATCCCCGCCTCCGCCTCCGGCGTGTTCGGCATGAAGCCGACGCGTGCCCGCAACCCCTGCGGGCCCGATCGCGGCGAAGGCTGGGGCGGCTTCTCGGTCGGCCATGTGCTCAGCATCAGCGTCCGCGACAGCGCGGTCATGATGGATGCGATCCACGGCGCTGAGCCGTCGAGCCTCTATGTCGCGCCGCCGCCGGAGCGACCGTTCTCGCAGGAAGTCGGCCGCGACCCCGGTCATTTGCGCATCAGCTTCACCGACAAGTCGCCCTATGGCGATGCCATTGATCCCGAGATCGCCGCGGCGGTGCGCGACGTGGCGAAGCTGCTCGCAGGCCTCGGCCATCATGTCGAGGAGCGCGCGCCGCCGCTTGCGGCCGATCCCGCCGCGGTCATGACGACCATCGTCGGCGGCAACACGGCGCTGACGATCCGTCTGCTCGAGCAGCGCGTCGGGCGCACCCTGACGTCGGACGATGTCGAGCGGCTCACGCTCGCCAGCGCCCAGAATGCGACCAAGATGAACCCGGCCGACTACGTGGCCGCGCAGCTTGCAGCGTTCCAGATCTCGCGCGCGCTCGCGACCTTCTTCGAAGGTTGCGACATATTCCTCAGCCCGACGCTGTGCGCGCCGCCGCTCCGCCTCGGCGAGCTGAACACGATGTCCGAGGACCTCGGCCACATCGCGCCGGTGCTGCGCCGCTACATGCCGGGCACCTCGATGTTCAACATGTCCGGACAGCCGGCGATGTCGGTGCCGCTGGCCTGGAACAAGGCCGGTCTGCCGCTCGGCATGATGTTCGCGGCCAAGCTCGGCGAGGAAGGACTGCTGTTCCGTCTGGCCGGCCAGCTCGAACAGGTCCGCCCCTGGAAGGACCGGCGTCCGCCGGTTTGCGCCTAGCAGCGCTTTCAAGCGAAGCGGGGCCCCACTTCGCGCCAGGAACGCGCGCCAGAACCGCTGGGGCTGACAAAGGATAGTCAGATCAGGTAGATAGGAAGGGTGTCGGCACGATTCCGCGCGCCGTCAGCCTGGGAGACCAAACCGTGAATGACCCGACCGACAATGCGCTGGCCGCAATCGCGAGCATTCTCGACCAGACGACCACACCTCCCGAGACCGCCAAATCGACAGACAAGACGGCGGACAAGCCAGCTGAGCCCGCAGCGGAGCCGCCGGTTTCGATAGCGATGCCGCCGCCCCTGCCGTCATCCGTCGAAATCGTTACCGTCGAGACCGTGTCCATCAAGACGGTGTCCGTTGAGGTCGCGCCCGCCGAACCGGCGGTGGTCGAGCCTGCAGCGATCGAGGAGCCCACCCCGGTCGAACAGGCTGAGACGAGTGAGGCCGAGTTAAATGAACCCGAGCCCAGCGCGCCGGAGCCTGAGCCGATCCAGCCCCCGCCCCAATCGATCGAGGCCAATGGCTATTCGAAGTCCGGCCCAGGCCCGATGGCCGCGCTGCGCTTCCGCTGGACGGTGCGCCAGGACGGCGCCCAATATTATGTCGACGAGACCGTCGGCGAGGCATCGACCCCACTCGTCAGCGGCCCGATGGAGCGGGACGCCGCGATCAAATTCGTCGACGATCGTGAGGCCGAAGCGCGGCGGCGTTTCGAGTATTTCAAGCACGAGA from Bradyrhizobium elkanii USDA 76 harbors:
- a CDS encoding ABC transporter ATP-binding protein produces the protein MADVSLRKVVKRYDEVEAVRGIDLDIADHEFVVLVGPSGCGKSTTLRMIAGLEDISDGDIMIGGDVVNDVPPKDRDIAMVFQNYALYPHMTVAENMSFGLRLKHYPKAEIKSRVTEAARMLDITDLIDRKPKQLSGGQRQRVAMGRAIVRNPKVFLFDEPLSNLDAKLRVQMRIEIKKVHQKVRTTTVYVTHDQVEAMTLADRVVVMNHGRIEQIGTPNELYHKPATRFVASFIGSPAMNFVPCRLEDTGGKLNVRLTDRLAFALPPARAARYQALSRTDKLLLGIRPEHVMEARPHAEPGVEPFDATLDVTEPMGMETLVYFTLEGTQVCGRVNPNAGAQDGSPLRLAVDLNNMHLLNEVTGAVL
- a CDS encoding hydroxyacid dehydrogenase, giving the protein MATNKKKIFITQTLSPGARVLLNERDDVELIEFPNLISAKDFQTMLEQHAPVHGVALGATRFGEAELEASKGMMVVTRIGVGYDAVDVPALSRRKVPLMVAGTANSPSVAEQALFMMLTLAKRAQEMHTMVKDGTWASRLGVLPFDLYGKTVLIVGFGRIGTRTAKRCLAMEMNVLVYDPYKPAGEITAAGCEAVPSLEAALPRADFVTIHCPKNPETVGLFNAARIRLMKPTAYLINTARGGIVDEKALHDALVSGKLAGAGLDVFEVEPPPVGQPLHALPNVIMAPHVAGVTVEAVDRMSEQTARNILSVLDGSPLRQNVINQDVLG
- a CDS encoding carbohydrate ABC transporter permease, with the translated sequence MVDVAFQSNRAAAAQTGRRRAGLRNALRRKSMAAFLMTLPLILLIAILVLYPALYSLHLATLNKAMTKFVGFGNFEFLFKRDTFWLVVKQSCIFAISAVIFKALIGFIVAHFVHNVPANKQRKWRGMLLVPWVIPPAMSTLAWLWLFDPSYSAFNYTLSFFGIGPIPWTGDAMWARFSVILVNVWYGAPFFMIMYLAALKSVPDQLYEAAAIDGANWWQRIWYVTLPMMRNIIAITTLFSLIVTFANFDIVRILTAGGPLDHTHIFATWAFRVGIEGSDVPLGASVSLFMVPILAVAAIFILRDITKRGNEA
- a CDS encoding carbohydrate ABC transporter permease, which produces MSSLTIDKSGPNRKVKYGSMSRDRAWALRWSYFFLVLFAIFSLTPPIYMLITSLKSSAEISAATNPWWVYHPTLSNYIELLTSNQFLRFFWNSAWVSIIVVTITMLISVPAAFALARMKFWGSATLATGVFLTYLIPDSLLFIPLFKMFAVFGDWTGIQLVNRWYVLLFIYPTLTVPFCTWIMIGYFASIPKELDEAAIIDGASWFQTLTRIFIPVALPGLIAATIFAFTVSWAQFLYPLVFTTSTDQLVLPVGIITTLIKGDVFNWGQIMTGALLGAAPPLIIYAFLMDYYIAGLTAGATKG
- a CDS encoding amidase, with amino-acid sequence MAFKEFGNYDAVGLAELVRNKDVTAKELLDEAIARTAAVDPKINAVVVKHYDYAERQIAKGLPDGPFTGVPFLLKDLDLLEGTRTTSGASLLKDFVADHNGTLAQRFLDAGLAIFGKSSSPEFGLMPTTESRLFGPTRNPWNLDHSSGGSSGGAGAAVAARILPVAHASDGGGSIRIPASASGVFGMKPTRARNPCGPDRGEGWGGFSVGHVLSISVRDSAVMMDAIHGAEPSSLYVAPPPERPFSQEVGRDPGHLRISFTDKSPYGDAIDPEIAAAVRDVAKLLAGLGHHVEERAPPLAADPAAVMTTIVGGNTALTIRLLEQRVGRTLTSDDVERLTLASAQNATKMNPADYVAAQLAAFQISRALATFFEGCDIFLSPTLCAPPLRLGELNTMSEDLGHIAPVLRRYMPGTSMFNMSGQPAMSVPLAWNKAGLPLGMMFAAKLGEEGLLFRLAGQLEQVRPWKDRRPPVCA